In the Corynebacterium suedekumii genome, one interval contains:
- a CDS encoding A/G-specific adenine glycosylase gives MPMIVDWPTMVPTLLTWFHLHERPLAWREPGTSAWGILLSEVMSQQTPVSRVEPVWREWMERWPDPAAFAQASPAEVLRAWGKLGYPRRALRLLECAQVIVSRHDGRVPDDVDDLLALPGVGDYTARAVACFAYGHNVPVVDTNVRRVVRRAVEGRFLAGTASKSELPAVAGLLPAEDGPRFSAALMELGALVCTATSPRCGECPLRKECAWVAAGSPPPTAEELAKKKVQKFAGTDRQVRGLIMDVLRGAEAPVPQSEIDVVWPDDVQRSRALFSLLADGLAEQDDAGLFRLPR, from the coding sequence ATGCCCATGATTGTAGACTGGCCCACCATGGTTCCCACGCTGCTCACCTGGTTCCACCTCCACGAACGCCCCCTGGCGTGGCGCGAACCCGGCACCAGCGCGTGGGGGATCCTGCTCAGCGAGGTCATGAGCCAGCAGACCCCGGTGTCGCGTGTCGAACCCGTGTGGCGGGAATGGATGGAACGCTGGCCGGATCCCGCCGCCTTCGCACAGGCCTCCCCGGCCGAGGTGCTCCGCGCCTGGGGCAAGCTCGGCTATCCGCGGCGTGCTCTGCGCCTGCTGGAGTGCGCGCAGGTCATTGTCTCGCGTCACGACGGCCGCGTCCCCGACGACGTCGACGACCTCCTCGCCCTGCCCGGTGTCGGCGACTACACCGCCCGCGCCGTCGCCTGCTTCGCCTACGGCCACAACGTTCCTGTGGTGGACACGAACGTCCGCCGGGTGGTGCGGCGCGCGGTGGAGGGGAGGTTCCTGGCGGGGACGGCGTCGAAAAGCGAGCTGCCGGCGGTGGCCGGGCTGCTGCCGGCGGAGGACGGACCACGGTTCTCGGCGGCGCTCATGGAGCTCGGTGCGCTGGTGTGCACGGCGACGTCCCCGCGGTGCGGGGAGTGCCCCCTGCGGAAAGAGTGCGCCTGGGTGGCCGCCGGCTCCCCGCCCCCGACAGCTGAGGAGCTGGCGAAGAAGAAGGTGCAGAAGTTCGCCGGCACCGACCGGCAGGTCCGCGGACTGATCATGGACGTGCTCCGGGGCGCGGAGGCGCCGGTGCCGCAGTCTGAGATCGACGTGGTGTGGCCCGACGACGTCCAGCGCTCCCGCGCCCTGTTCTCCCTGCTGGCGGACGGCCTGGCGGAGCAGGACGATGCGGGGCTGTTCCGGCTGCCCCGGTAG
- a CDS encoding response regulator: MSEQIRVIVIDDDPMVRAAVRMIMATAADVEVVADAGDGRAGLDLVREHLPDVVLCDIRMPCMDGLAVLTELQASGDATPVIMLTTFNTDDYVVRAFQLGAAGFLLKDADPREMVAAVRDVHAGRPALSAGAVETLIGTVHSTPARDHRARALVDTLTEREREVAVLLASGASNADIARQSHMAVATVKANMSRIFTKLGVDNRVSAAMLIRDAGLA; the protein is encoded by the coding sequence ATGAGCGAGCAGATCCGGGTGATCGTCATCGACGACGACCCCATGGTCCGCGCCGCCGTGCGCATGATCATGGCCACCGCGGCGGACGTGGAGGTGGTGGCCGACGCCGGCGACGGCCGCGCCGGGCTCGACCTGGTGCGCGAGCACCTCCCCGACGTCGTGCTCTGCGACATCCGCATGCCCTGCATGGACGGCCTCGCGGTGCTCACGGAGCTGCAGGCCTCGGGCGACGCCACCCCAGTGATCATGCTCACCACCTTCAACACCGACGATTACGTGGTCCGCGCCTTCCAGCTCGGTGCCGCGGGCTTCCTGCTCAAGGACGCCGACCCCCGCGAGATGGTGGCTGCGGTCCGGGACGTCCACGCGGGCCGCCCGGCCCTGTCCGCCGGGGCGGTGGAGACGCTGATCGGCACGGTCCACTCGACTCCCGCCCGCGACCACCGTGCCCGCGCGCTGGTGGACACCCTCACCGAGCGCGAACGCGAGGTCGCCGTCCTCCTGGCCTCGGGGGCGAGCAACGCGGACATCGCCCGGCAGTCGCACATGGCGGTGGCCACGGTGAAGGCGAACATGTCGCGTATCTTCACCAAACTGGGCGTGGACAACCGCGTCTCCGCGGCCATGCTCATCCGCGACGCCGGCCTGGCCTGA
- a CDS encoding lipase family protein: MMRTILAVGAAPATAAPAEASSVVDPFYSPPAAVPATPGTVMRTQPTQHLFNVLGPDFPGHATRMLYTTLTEADDPVAASGTVIEPTRPWSGKGPTPTVVIAPGTRGQADSCAPSQGPLMTGNVDLPEQTVAFNYDLMSVYWATTAGMRVIVPDYIGLGTPGIHAYVNTWESARAVLDGARAGLAVAGVPDDSPVGFYGYSQGGGAAAGAAELHATYAPELNLRGTFAGAPPADLEVVMPAVDRSSIVGVLGYAVNGFAERDPEFAHAIDEVFNDRGRAFLADAAASCIIDSVLTQAFTDSRTLTTTGESFAEVSERDPRISRVLAAQRLGRAPVTGPIMISNGVHDDIIPASQATQLGRDLCGHGGTVSYLANLTPPVMPGWGINHGAPMVGDLPTSMGYMVDRFNGAPAPDTCGRF; the protein is encoded by the coding sequence ATGATGCGGACAATTCTGGCGGTGGGGGCGGCACCCGCAACTGCGGCACCCGCGGAAGCGTCATCAGTGGTCGACCCCTTCTACTCCCCTCCTGCGGCGGTCCCCGCCACCCCGGGGACGGTCATGCGCACGCAGCCGACCCAGCACCTGTTCAACGTCCTCGGCCCCGACTTCCCGGGGCACGCCACCCGGATGCTGTACACCACCCTCACCGAGGCGGATGACCCCGTGGCCGCATCCGGCACCGTCATCGAACCCACCCGCCCCTGGTCCGGAAAGGGCCCCACCCCGACGGTGGTCATCGCGCCCGGCACCCGGGGGCAGGCCGATTCCTGCGCCCCGTCGCAGGGCCCGTTGATGACGGGCAACGTCGACCTTCCGGAACAGACCGTCGCCTTCAACTACGACCTGATGTCGGTGTACTGGGCCACCACCGCGGGCATGCGGGTCATCGTCCCCGACTACATCGGGCTGGGAACCCCCGGCATCCACGCCTACGTCAACACCTGGGAATCCGCCCGGGCCGTCCTCGACGGTGCGCGGGCCGGGCTGGCCGTCGCCGGCGTCCCCGACGACTCCCCCGTCGGGTTCTACGGCTACTCCCAGGGCGGTGGTGCCGCGGCCGGCGCCGCCGAACTGCACGCCACCTACGCCCCGGAGCTCAACCTCCGCGGCACCTTCGCCGGCGCCCCACCCGCCGACCTCGAGGTGGTCATGCCCGCGGTGGACCGCAGCAGCATCGTCGGCGTCCTCGGCTACGCCGTCAACGGTTTCGCCGAGCGCGACCCCGAGTTCGCCCACGCCATCGACGAGGTGTTCAACGACCGGGGCCGGGCATTCCTCGCCGACGCCGCCGCCAGCTGCATCATCGACTCCGTGCTCACCCAGGCGTTCACCGACTCCCGGACCCTGACCACCACCGGCGAATCCTTCGCCGAGGTCAGCGAACGCGACCCGCGGATCTCCCGCGTGCTCGCCGCGCAGCGGCTGGGCCGGGCGCCGGTGACCGGGCCGATCATGATCAGCAACGGTGTCCACGACGACATCATCCCCGCCTCGCAGGCCACCCAACTCGGCCGCGATCTCTGCGGCCACGGTGGCACCGTGTCCTATCTGGCCAATCTCACCCCGCCGGTCATGCCCGGGTGGGGCATCAATCACGGGGCCCCGATGGTCGGGGATCTACCGACTTCGATGGGCTACATGGTCGACCGCTTCAACGGCGCCCCGGCCCCCGACACCTGCGGACGGTTCTGA
- a CDS encoding sensor histidine kinase produces the protein MTSATSLRLLFWLPVLTATLYYLTPLALAPSDPGIWLLLLLPALLALAVLPLRHTRPVVASVITLACLAVSPAAIGGVIGMVGSLARRTGVGRGLPGPVGLVAAGTAVKAVQLAAGGWTSTSSVEMGISVSMLVIALFVGLLLNAVADSRDSRAEADEYRATQIRMAERARIAREMHDVVAHRVSLVAMMSGALAYREDLPADVRDAAGVIRDNSRRALDELRVVLADLRSTDDPEAPQPTLANLDDLLAEAEAAGSAVDLQLDPAPEDVPERLSRHLYRMVQEGLTNARRHAPGQEVTVRLAGSPGRASPSG, from the coding sequence ATGACCTCTGCAACCTCGCTGCGTCTGTTGTTCTGGCTCCCGGTTCTCACCGCCACGCTCTACTACCTCACGCCCTTGGCGCTGGCGCCCTCCGATCCCGGTATCTGGCTGCTCCTGCTGCTCCCGGCGCTGCTCGCCCTGGCCGTGCTGCCGCTGCGGCACACCCGACCGGTGGTGGCCTCGGTGATCACGCTCGCCTGCCTGGCGGTCAGCCCGGCGGCGATCGGCGGTGTCATCGGCATGGTGGGTTCCCTGGCCCGGCGCACGGGCGTCGGCCGCGGCCTGCCCGGCCCGGTGGGCCTGGTCGCGGCGGGCACGGCGGTGAAGGCGGTGCAGCTGGCCGCCGGCGGGTGGACCAGCACGTCGTCGGTGGAGATGGGTATCTCCGTGTCCATGCTCGTCATCGCCCTGTTCGTCGGCCTGCTGCTCAATGCGGTCGCCGACTCCCGGGACTCCCGCGCCGAGGCGGATGAGTACCGGGCCACGCAGATCCGGATGGCGGAACGTGCCCGCATCGCCCGCGAGATGCACGACGTGGTGGCCCACCGGGTTTCCCTCGTCGCCATGATGTCCGGGGCGTTGGCCTACCGGGAGGACCTGCCCGCCGACGTGCGCGACGCGGCCGGGGTCATCCGGGACAATTCCCGCCGGGCCCTCGACGAGCTCCGCGTCGTCCTCGCAGACCTGCGCAGCACGGACGACCCGGAGGCTCCGCAACCCACCCTGGCGAACCTCGACGATCTCCTCGCCGAGGCGGAAGCGGCCGGTTCCGCCGTCGACCTGCAGCTCGACCCGGCGCCCGAGGACGTTCCTGAACGCCTCAGCCGCCACCTCTACCGGATGGTCCAGGAGGGGCTGACCAACGCGCGGCGGCACGCCCCGGGCCAGGAGGTCACCGTCCGCCTGGCGGGGTCTCCGGGGAGGGCGTCGCCCTCCGGATGA
- a CDS encoding erythromycin esterase family protein: protein MWWCSSPPPSSPWRWSTRPQGEPQAVEFATAQLSAPLLDARVLALGEATHGNADYQNLRLELSRKVLPHGTRTIVMEEDYGTTSLVNDYIQGGEGTAEEAALRFGFRLNQTAENARWLEWLRDYNADLPAGGRVQLVGMDVQRVPASRSIALDGLAHHDPAAAERLGAVLSGLEDGEVTDAHATATRELVDATRTLPGSPHPHNAALALHHHVELMRTGDYSTVREEAMFDMLTRLVEQSTTPVLLFAHNGHVAKAEQGMLTQPVGAMAAETWGDDYQVIGTDFIDTEFLSGTPEERQAWTLHNRTPLAGVFAGTDVGYLDFADTSGKNRELVDTLITMGSAGERFTRLQQLIPLFHLVAGVPSEWYDALIIVDDATPTTMLG from the coding sequence TTGTGGTGGTGTTCATCGCCGCCACCATCGTCTCCCTGGCGGTGGAGCACCCGCCCGCAGGGCGAACCGCAGGCCGTCGAGTTCGCCACCGCACAGCTGTCCGCCCCGCTTCTCGACGCCCGCGTCCTCGCCCTCGGCGAGGCCACCCACGGCAACGCCGACTACCAGAACCTGCGCCTGGAGTTGAGCCGGAAGGTGCTGCCGCACGGCACCCGCACCATCGTGATGGAGGAGGACTACGGAACGACCTCCCTGGTCAACGACTACATCCAGGGCGGGGAGGGCACCGCAGAAGAGGCCGCCCTCCGATTCGGCTTCCGCCTCAACCAGACCGCCGAGAACGCCCGCTGGCTCGAGTGGCTCCGCGACTACAACGCGGACCTGCCCGCGGGCGGGAGAGTGCAGCTGGTGGGGATGGACGTGCAACGGGTGCCGGCGTCGAGAAGCATCGCCCTCGACGGTCTGGCCCACCACGACCCGGCCGCCGCCGAACGCCTGGGGGCCGTCCTCAGCGGGCTGGAGGACGGTGAGGTCACCGACGCTCACGCCACCGCCACCCGGGAGCTTGTCGACGCCACCCGCACCCTCCCGGGCAGCCCGCATCCGCACAACGCCGCACTGGCGCTGCACCACCACGTCGAGCTGATGCGGACGGGTGACTATTCCACGGTCCGCGAGGAGGCGATGTTCGACATGCTCACCCGCCTCGTGGAGCAGTCGACGACGCCGGTCCTGCTGTTCGCCCACAACGGGCACGTGGCAAAGGCCGAGCAGGGGATGCTGACGCAACCGGTCGGTGCGATGGCCGCCGAGACCTGGGGAGACGACTATCAGGTGATCGGCACCGACTTCATCGACACGGAATTCCTCTCCGGCACCCCCGAGGAACGGCAGGCCTGGACACTGCACAACCGCACTCCCCTGGCGGGCGTGTTCGCGGGCACCGACGTCGGTTACCTGGACTTCGCGGACACCTCCGGGAAGAATCGGGAACTTGTCGACACACTCATCACCATGGGCAGCGCCGGCGAACGGTTCACCCGCCTGCAACAGCTCATACCGCTGTTCCACCTCGTCGCCGGTGTCCCCTCCGAGTGGTACGACGCGCTGATCATCGTCGACGACGCCACCCCGACGACGATGCTCGGGTGA
- a CDS encoding DUF4236 domain-containing protein — translation MGITYRKRKKVGKNSWINISGSGASASTRIGPLTINSRGGLWVNLPGGLNFRGRWK, via the coding sequence ATGGGCATCACGTACCGCAAGCGTAAGAAGGTCGGCAAGAACAGCTGGATCAACATCTCCGGCTCGGGTGCGTCCGCGTCGACCAGGATCGGGCCGCTGACCATCAACAGCCGCGGTGGCCTGTGGGTCAACCTGCCCGGCGGCCTCAACTTCCGGGGCCGCTGGAAGTAG